The genomic segment TTCTTCGGTATTGGTTCGTATTTGACCAATCAGATGTTGCAGCTTCTCCATAAAGTGGTTGACATGACCGGACAACTCGCCCAGCTCATCGTTGTTTTGCGCGTCGATACGAATAGTCAGATCGCCGTCGCCTTCAGCGATGTTCTGGATGCGGTTACTGATAGATTTGAGTGGTTTAATCACCATAACCGGCAGAACTAATGCGGCGGCGATCGCAATCAGAGTGCACACGATGGCAATACCAATCAGCTGAGTAGTAATCGCCTCTTCGTCGGCCAAAATTTGTTGCGTAAACTCATCGACATGTACGAGGCGCCGCTCGCCTACTACGTCTATATGGGTTCTCACCGCTTCAAACAGCTCATAGCTACGCTCGTAACCTTCGCGCTCGAAGTCGTCAATACTATCGGGGTCACCTGTGGCGGCGCGCTCAATCAGCGCGCGACTGTACTCATACCAGGCGTCAAAGAGCGTAATAAATTCAGACTTTTCCGCGTCGACACTACTGTTCGACAAAGCCAACGATTGCAAAAACCTGTCCCGCGCCTGCAGGGCATTTTCTTTATGCTCAGCCATCAAGGTGGCCACGCTGACGCCACTGGCGCCATTTACAAAGGCCGTCCGCTCAGCGGTTAACGCCTGATACAAATCACGATCCGCTTGCAGCAACAGCTGCAGCTCCTGCAGATTTATTTCAGCAATTGTATCGGCATTTTCGGCCAGTTTTCTCGCCGACAATACAGAATAAATACTTGAATAGAGAAACAACGCCACTAGCACCAAAAGTGGCAAAGTCAGCTTCCACCGAAAGCCCATATTATTATACCAGCGCAGCATAGTGTTTCCCTCGATTTGGGCGGATATTGCATTTAGTGTAGTACAGTTTTTGTCGTCTAAACTGTCATACAGCAGGTTATCGGCCCGGCGAGTAAAAACTTAATTTCAGCCTAGCTTTTTAACTTCAAACTAACCTTGGTGACGCGGGAGTCAGCCATCTCCAAAACGATAAATTCGACCTTGCCAAGGGTAATTCGGTCCCCCACCACAGGCTGTTTATAGCGGCGGTAGATGTAGCGCCCTATACTCCAATTGGCCATTTCTTCCGGCACCTCAAATCCATAGAGCAGCCCTAAATCCATAAGCTTGGCCAGAGGCGACACCACAAACTCGCCAAAAAAGGCCTGGGCCGACAAGCGATCTGGCTCTCTCTCCCCCACCAGCCATTTATCCAGCACGCTAAGGGCATCGGGCCGGGCCAACAGGTAGACGTGATCGCCTTCTCGCAGCGGACCATTACTCGGCTCGGCGAGGGGCTCGCCCTCTCGAATCACACAGAGCAAACGCGTTCCGGTGCTCTCCTCGAGACGCGTGACCCCCGCCTTAAGCGCAGGGGAATCCGCGAGCAGCTTATAGCCCACAAACTCATAACCCGCCTGCCCTGGCACACCCAGCTCCACACGCTGGACTCGCGATGAGCTGGTGGGCACATCTACTTTTAACCACCGCGCTAAAGGTGCCACTGTCCAGCCCTGTAATACCAGGGAGATAATGACGATAAAAAAAGCAATGTTAAAAAAGAAGGGCCAATGCTCAAGTCCGGCCAACCAGGGAAACATAGCCAGCACAATCGGCACGGCGCCACGCAACCCCACCCATGAAATAAACAGCTGCTCGCGCCAGGAAAACTGAAACGGCAACAGAGAAATCGCCACCGCCAGCGGCCTGGCGATAAAGATTAAAAACAGACCGATAAGCAAAGCGCTGGGCGCGTAGGTCACAAGCTCTGTTGGGGTAACCAGCAAACCCAGCATCAAAAACAGACTGATTTGCGCCAACCAAGCAATGCCATCGTGAAAGCGCTGAATGTTGTATAGGCCTCGCGATACACGGTTGCCCACCATCAAACCGGCCAAATAAACCGCCAGAAAGCCACTGGAGTGGAGCACGGCAGCCAGGCCAAAAATAGACACGCCCCCAAACAGAGCTAACAGCGGATAGAGCCCTGGGCTGAGAGCCAAACGGGTTACGCCCCAGGCCAGTATTCGCCCCCCCAGTACCCCCACCAGAGCACCCACGCCCATCTGCCAGGCAAACCCCAATAGCATAGCAGCGTTAAACCCGGTCTCACCCATACGGATAAACTCCACCACTGTCAAAGTGAGGAAAATCGCCATGGGGTCGTTAAGACCGGACTCAATCTCCAGGGTCGCACCCACACGTGCCTTGAGTGCCAGCCCCTGCATATTCAACACAGAGAATACCGCCGCCGCGTCGGTCGAGCCGACAATGGCACCCACCAGCATGCCTTCCACCCAGGGCAGGCCCAGCATCCAGGCGGCAAAGGCGCCGCAGACGCCCGCAGTTATAACAACCCCCAGAGAGGCCAGCGACAAGGCCGGCTTGAGGCCGACACGAAAATTGTGGATATCCGTGCGCAATCCACCGTCAAACAAAATAACCGCCAGCGCCAGGGTGCCTAAAAACAACGCCGACTGCACATCGTCATAGGCAATACCGCCAATGCCGTCTTCACCACCGAGCATGCCCACCAACAAAAACACCAGCAACAGCGGCATGCCCACCCGAGGAGAGAGTGCACTGGCGAGGATACTGATTAAAAATAATACAGCACCCAATAAAATAAGCTGATTTAGAATATCCATAGGGAAATGATACTACACAGTGGGCCGATCACAGCGAGAACCTCTATTTGGTGTTATTATTTCGTTTTTAAACCCGCCAGAAACAAGTTGTTTATTCATGCTCAGTAAAGACGCGCTGTCGCAGCTATCGCAATTAAAATCTAATATTGTCTCTAATAAAGAATATGCCGAAGGTGTAGTCAGGCCTACAGCCAAACGTTTTGGCTTTGTCCGCCTAGACGACGGCCGCGACGCCTTTCTTGACCCAGACCAGATGCTGCGCGTGCTGCCGGGTGATCGGGTAAAAATTAGCCTGACTGAAAACAGCAAAAAGCAACTCGAAGCAACGCTCGAGTCATTGTTGGAGTCCAGCTTGAGCACCTTTGTCGGTCGCTACGTACGCAAAGGCCCCGCGCATTTTGTCGAGCCTGACCTCCCCCCCTTTAGCCGCTGGCTGTTTATCCCACCACAAGAGCGCACCAACTGCAGTGAGGGCGATTTAGTGCAATGCGAGCTGATTCGCCACCCATTTAAGCACGAAGGTAAAGCGCAGATTCGGGTTATCAATCGGATTGGCAAACCCGAAGAACCCGGCATTGAAGGCCGCTATATTTGCGCCAAGTTCCAGCTTCCCGGCGAATGGAGCGAAGCGGCTGCAGCCCAGGCGGCAACCATCAAGCCAGACGCATTGCAGGGACTGGAGCGCGAAGATCTGAGCGATATTCCATTTGTTACGATCGATTCGGAGTTCACTCGGGACATGGACGACGCCCTCTACGCCGAAAAGACCGCTAACGGCTGGCGGCTGATTTCCGCCATTGCCGACCCCAGCAGTCTGATTGAGCTGGGCAGCCCGCTGGAGCAGACAGCGCAAGAGCGGGTCAGCACGCTGTACCTGCTGGGCCATCCGATCACCATGTTGCCCACTGAACTCTCGCACGAGACTTTTTCGCTGATTCCAGACGCCGAGCGCCCAGCTGTTATCTGCACAATGGACATCAACTCCGACGGCAGCATCGAACACTACACTTTTAATACGGCAAACATTAAATCTCATCACAAGCTCAGCTATCAAAACGTTAGCGAACTGCTTGACGACAGTGGCGATACCCTAGAGCAGGAGTTGCCCGCAACGATCATCGCCAGCCTGCGGGCTCTGGCTGACTGCGCTAAAGCGAGATTAAACTACCGCCAGGAAAATGCCCTGGTGATGGAAGACCGCGCCGACTATCAGTACTGGCTTAATGACAATAAAAAGATTGAGCGCATCGAAAAGCGTCTGCGTAATACTGCGCAGAAAGTCGTCGAAGAAGCCATGCTGGCAACCAATATCTGTGCGGGCGAACTTTTCAATACGCATCCCAATAGCGCCTATTATTCCGGCCACATCGGCTTTCGCCCCGAACGCCTGGACGATGTAAAGGCACTGGTGGCAGAAGTGTTGCCCGAGCTGTCGGAGTTAGACTTTACCCAACTAGAAAACTTTCAGCGCCTGTTTAAAACTCTGCGCCAAAACGCCGTGCACTCGCAAGATCAGGCGCGGCTGCTGTCGCTGTTGCAACGCATGCAACAAGCTGGAAGCCTGACTACCCAACCGGTGGGCCACTTCGGCCTTGGCTTTAATTCCTATGCCACGGTTACCTCACCGATTCGCCGCTACCAGGATTTGCACAATCACATGGTGCTAAAAGCCATTTTGCGAGGCGAAACACCGCAGCAAACGAATGAAGAACAGGCAATAGCACTGCAAGAGACTCTCAGCATCGGCCGCCAGGCCAGTCGCACCCTTGAGCAATGGCTTTTGTGCCAATACCTGAGCGAACACTTGGGTACTGTACAGTTTGGCACCATTACCGGTGTCAGCGCCCGGGGCATTAGCGTGCGCTTAGAAGAGGTAGGTACCGATGGTTTTGTCCAGCTGGCAGAAAAAGGCCAGCCCAAACCTAAGTTCGATAGCCGCCGACTCAGTCTGGTAACCGACACTGCTGAGTTTTTCCTGGACCAAACGGTCGCGGTAAAAATTAAAGATGTCGACGTAAACAGCCGTCGTATCAGTCTCGAACTGGTCGACCCGGCCATGGCCGAACGACTGCAAGCGTTTGACAAACAAGAGCAAACAACTCAGTAATTGGGCATGGCATACTGGCTGTTTAAATCGGAACCCGACTGCTACAGTATTGACGACCTTGCGCGTGAGCCAAAGCAAACCGCGCGTTGGGACGGCATTCGCAATTATCAGGCACGCAATTTATTGCGCGATAAAGTAGCGCTGGGCGATGAGGTGTTTTTCTATCACAGCCGCTGCAAACACATAGGGATTGTGGGAACGGCAAGCGTGGTTAAAACCGCTTACCCGGACCCACAACAGTATCTGCCCGAAAGCCCCTACTTTGACCCTAAAGCAACCCCCGACCAACCGCGCTGGTTTTGTGTGGACATTACATTAGATCAGCGGTTCAAGACGCCGGTGTTGTTATCCACCATCAAAGAGATTCAGCAGCTCGAAGAGATGATTCTTTTAAAGCAGGGACGGCTATCGATACAGCCGGTAACCCAAGAACAATGGCAGACCATTGTTGAACTGAGCCGCTAGTCGTTCTAAAGCTCCATAACAAAACGCCGGCAATTGCCGGCGTTTTTTCGTACCAAGCATGAACGGCTAAGGTTCAGGGTTCCAACCTTCACCACCGTTGTAACCGGCAAACACCGAAGCACGATCCATAAAAGGCGCAGCCTCACCGGCACTCAACACATAACCGAATTCCCGGCTGCTCAAATCTAACGGCACACCATCCAAATCTGTGCTGCCGTACTCACGCCAGCCAGACTCTGCACTGGCAACAACCGGATTAGGTGCGGGCTGGCTGTTAATACCCTCTCCAGCCCAGCCGATAGCATTGATATGGCTGTCCATTGCGCAATTAATAAAAGTGACATTGTCAAAGTAATCGGCGCTGCCACCACTGCGAGCCAAGTAAGATGCGCCGGCAGGAATCACATTGCCGCTCGGCCCTGGCCCCTGAGTTAAACGCGAGTTTAAAAACACAAAGCCCGGATCGGTGATGTTTTGCGTGCGAGCCTGTAACACGTAGCCGCCGTTCGAGCTGCTTTTCGAGTCACCCAGCGAGCGAATCTCACTGTTTTCAAACAGTGACGCCACACTGTAACCCCAGATAAAGTCCACATTACCGGCTACTAAGGTGTCGTAAAACCAGGTATACCCTTTCAACAACAGCGTGTCTTGCTCGCTGATGAAATTCGCATTTTTTGCGATCAAACGATAGCTGCTGTTGAAGTAAATGGTTTCAGCCTGGTTCGAAGCATCATCCACACGCAGGTGATCATTTTTCAGCGTTAGGGTATCCAGCACTAAATTGTCGGCCCCTTCAACCAAGAACACACTGCGACCACCACCCGGTGTACCCGGCCCTGGTGCTGCACTGCCGCCAGAACCACCGTTGAACGACTCGTAATTATCGTAGTGAATAACCACACCATCGCGGCTTTCGCCCTTAATGGTCAGATTGTTTTTATTACGCAAAAACAACATCTCTTGATAAGAGCCGTTTTTCACCGTAATCACCGCCGCGTCATCTTTACCCACGTCCGCCATCATGTAGTTAAGCGCGCCTTGCACTGAACGGAAATCAGCGGCGCCATCGTCATCGACAATCACCTCGGTTCCCGTCGGCTTTTCAGCTTTAGTGCTAAAACTCCAACCCGCCGTTTCGCCTAAACCGGCAAACGCTTTGCCGTTCAAGGTTGCGTTCACAACGCCGTCACCAATGGCCACATAATAATCCGCCCCATACTCCAGTACTCCCGTATGCGGCTGAATGTGCAAGGTGTTGCCGTCAATCATAAAGGGCTGATAGTACACACTGCGCACCCGATCCTGACCGGGGTAACCGATGTGATTGATCTCTGGCCCCAGATTAATAACGTCCACCAGCGCATTGTCGCTGCTACGGAATATCCGCACAGATCCGATATCACCCAGTTGCGGAGTATCGTCAAAGGTAATTGAAAGCGGCTGATCAATATGCACATCGGTCGCTGCGACAGCCGGCATTACTTTATTGGCCAGGTCACCGTAGGTCTCACTGGGCATAGTAAAGCCTTCAGCCACAACCACATCAATGCTGCGCGTAATGCTGCCATCAGAGCCACTGGTAAAAGTAATACTCGCCTCACCTTGGGCGAGCGGCGTCAGGCTTACCAAATTACCGTCGGTGCTCACGCTCACCACCGCTGGATCGGACGACTCGACGCTAAAAGTATCAGCCGTGACACCGTCATCCTGTAGCGCTGCGACCGTAACCTGTAACGGAGAGTTACCGGCTTCTACTTCCCATGTGGGCTCTGCATAATCAATGGTGAGCTGTACAGGTTTGACCGCTGGGTCGCCGACCTTTATGTCGTCGATTTCAAACGAGCGGTTGTAGGTATAAAGACCAATCAGGCCTTTTTCTCCGTACAGGTTTTCTTCGCTGGTGCCGAGCTTCTCACCGTTTAAATAAACACTCAAAGCATCGCCAATCAACTCAAAACGCACGGTATACCAAACGCCATCCGTCTCGCCCGCTTCACCCAGTAAAATTGGTTTGCCTGCCTGCACCGGGCGCGAAATAGAGCCGGCTTCACTTTTGGCAACTTCAACCTTGGTGCTGCTGGAAGAGTTTTGCACATTCAAACCACCGGCATACCAATTTCCAGGGCTGTCGTAACGCGCCATCATGTAAAGAAATTTACTCGCGGTATTGCTGTTTTGCCGTGGGCGAATGCGCGCCTCAACAAAATAATCTGCTGACGGGACATCGGCGAATGCCTCTGGAGTTACCAGTAACAACTCCCCGTCTACTTTATTCGGCCCCGCGGTAGCGGCGGTATAGCGCAGAACATTGTTGCCATTATCGTCAAGAATATCGAACTCACCGGTCGCACCTTCGGTGTTTTCAGGGCTTGCCAGAATATTCCAGCGCGACAAATCACCCGAGGCAAAATCTTCACAGAAGTAAAGGCCGGTTTCCGGGCACACAAAAGGCCCACTCGGGACTTCAGGCTCGGGTTCGGGTTCGGGTTCGGGTTCGGGTTCGGGTTCGGGTTCGGGAGTAGAGTCTTGCTCGGAGGGTACTTTGATAACAATAGGGTCATCGTCATCACTGTCACTGCCACATCCGGCCAGACTGCCCATAAGCACCACCGCCGACACCAATAGCATTCTATTCATACGCTGTTCCTTATTATTGTGTGATTATTATTTGCCCACGCAATACCGCGTTGACCACAAGCCGTTATTTGGCCTTACCAACTATACGACACAGTCATACCAAAAACAATCGTATGATAAATTCATCTTGGCACACCTAAGAAGATTCTTGTAGATAATCGCTTAAGTCACTGTAAAAGCTACAATTTCATCTTATTTCTCTGGATAAAACATGATCTAAGTGTCGATTCTAAAAGCACTTACGTGACCGAATACACAAACCAAACCGGGAACTGCCCCCCTGGCCCACAGATTGCTCTATAGTTCGCAACCCAATTTTAAGCGACTAAGGAGTCACACAATGGTCAAACCAATTCGTTGCATTGCCCTTTCTACCGCCGCCCTACTCAGCTTGGGCGCCCACAGCACCCAGGCTCAATCGGCTAACGGTGCGTCGGTCAGCTACACCTACGGTGGCCTGGAATATGTGGAACAGAATCTGGACGATTATGATTGCAATCAAGACGGCCTGAGCGCCTACGGCAGCTACGCTATTGATGGCCCCTGGTTCGCAGTGGGCAGCCTTACGGATGTTAGCGGTGATAAGAGCTGCGGCTCTACCACCATCCAGCTTGGCGCCGGCTATCACACCCTGCTAACACCCGGCTGGGACCTGTACGGCACCTTGAGCGCAGAGCGCACCGACCCAGATCACGGCGATAGCGACACTGGCTTGGTTGCCGCTATTGGCGCGCGCGGCTGGATGTTTCAGCAACTGGAAGGCAAAGCCGAAATCGCGCACCACACGGTGTTTGATGACACTACTGAACTGAACCTGGGCGCCAACTATTGGTTTACCAAGGCTATTGCTGGCACTTTGGACACCAGCTTCTCAGACGAAGGCGAATCTATTGCCCTGGGCGCACGAATGAACTTTTAGTACGCTGCCGGCAAAGCTACAATAGTGGCTTTGCCGGAACCCTTCCCATGGCCCAAATTGGACAGTTCGCCCGCCTTCCTATTGTTAAACTTGTCGATTTCGGCGCTTATCTCGACGGCGCAGAACTGGGCAACATCCTACTACCCAAGCGCTATCTCAATGATGAGCAGGGCTTGGGCAGCGAGATGGATGTTTTTATTCACCTGGACAGCAATGACATACCCGTCGCCACCACCCTAAAGCCCCGCGCCTGTGTCGGCGAAGCGGCGTACCTGCCCGTTGTGGACATTAACGATGCCGGGGCGTTTATGGACTGGGGGCTGCCCAAACATTTGCTGGTACCTTTTAACGAACAGCACAAACGCTTTGAACTTGGCCGCTCCTACGTGGTGACATTGTTTCTCGACCCCTACAGCCAGCGCATCGCCGCTTCCTCTAAGCTCAACAAACACCTGGACGAAACCAGCCGCCAGCTCAAAGTTAATCAGGCGGTAGATTTACTCATCTGCGGCAAAAGCGATATGGGGTACAAGGCGATTATTGACAATCAATATCTGGGGCTTATTTTTCGCGACGATGCCTTTCGCCCCTTAAGCTATGGAGAAAGCACCCGTGGCTATATAAAAAACATCCGCCGCGATGGAAAGATTGATGTAAGCCTGCAAGCACTGGGAGATAAAGGTCGCGATCGCTTGCAGCAAAAAATTCTCGATCACCTCAGCGCCAATGGTGGTCGCAGCGAGTTAAACGATCGCGCGCAACCGGATGATATTTACCGCGAGTTTAACGTCAGTAAAGGCGCTTATAAAAAAGCCTTGGGCGCACTTTACAAGCAGCGCCTGATAAGCATTGATCCCGACGAAATTCGTTTGAACAATTCTTGAACCGTCTGGGCGGCGCGCTGGCAACAAGGAGCTGGCGCGCTGTAACTTAGCCTCATCATAAGAAGCCATAGTTCAAAGTCGAAAAAACTATAAAAATAACGTCATTCTACGTCGCCACTCTTCTCGCTTGACACGCGAATGCAACACGCCAACTTTAGTATCTCTGCCCTCGCACTCGAGAACCCACAGGGTCGTTGGGTAGCTGAAGACGATAAGAAGCTCTGCACCAAGGGTTGGATATTGCGCAAGACAAAACGTTTGAATCTAACCAAACCCGGCTCTTATATGTTTATTAGAGTTTCAAGCCTTATGTAATAGCGCGTAATAGTAAGGCTGACTAAGTCATCGCTAGGGTTAGTTTTTAGTAGCGCCGCGAAGAACCGAAGGAATGGGATAATGACTGCAATTAACGAACAGCCAATCCGGCTCGCCACAGATTTCGCCAAACACTGTAAAGGCATGCTGGATGCGTCCGCGTTAAGCCGGGCAGTACAACTGTTAGAAAGTACCACTGAAAACCGTCTGCGCACGCAAACACCACTTGACGCCGAGGGCAGCCTTAGCAGTCTTATTTATTACATTAAGGTGAGATGCTGCGTTGCCGGCGGCCGCTGTTTTAGCGGTCGAGTATGGGGGCAAGGACTCGCAAATAGCGGCACCCTTTGCGGAGATTTGTACCCCGCCGAAGGCTGCTCTCTCGACGATGTCTATTGCCGCACCTGCGAGTTTACCTATACCGCCACACCTGCCTACACGGCGGTGTATTTTTTTGATTTCAATGAACTCTTATTGGGGCACTTTCAAGCCGGCGCGGTTGACAAGGTGTATTCCGCCGGCAAGGGAGAAGGCGGTTGGCGATAATTCTCCACCTGAAACTTTACTACCGCTATTACTCATTAAGCATCTCGCTTGCTTGTTAACAAAGTAAGAACAATATGGAAACAGCCATGAACTCGAGTGACCTAGAGCTAATTGACCAAGTATATGCCGCCACCACTCGTGAGGGCTCGTTAAAAAATGCCACGCGAACATTTCTCCAGCAACAAAACGATTTAGCCGGAGCAATACTTCATTACGATCCTATTAAAACCTGCACTCACCATTACGAGCCTGTAAGCCGAAATGCGGACCAGGAGGCGTTAATTCGCGCCCTACTCGACCAGCACATTAATAAGACTGGCCAACTCCGGGACCCTCTTATTCTCTCGGCGAGTCAAAAGCTCAAAGCCGGTGAGCTGCTGTTATCAGACGAGCTACTCTCCTACGATGAGTTCAGCCAAACTGACTATTACCAAACGGTGCTCAAGCCTCTGGGAGCGCGTCACTCTATGGGATGGGTTGCCTGGGGAACAGACCAGACCTGGCAAATATTCACCAGCTCCAGAGATGCCTGCGCGGGAAAATACGGCCGTGAAGAGCGCCACAGAGCAAAACTTTTTCAGCGCCATTTTGCGCGGGCTATGTACACGCTAGAGCTACTAAGCGAAACCCGTAACACCCAGCTGGTATTTGAACAGGCTATCGATAAAGTGCCACAGGCTTTGATGCTGGTGGATGAGCAACTAAATGTGTTGTTCCATAATGCGGCGACGCACCAGCTGCTAATGGCGGACAAATCTATTTCCATCATGGGCAATAAGCTTCGCCTTGGTACCAGCGCCCATGAAAAATCTCGTTTTGACAGCTGGTGGCAACTGCTTAACCATACCCGTATCAATGACGGAGCAAGGTTCAACCCGAGCGACGCCAGCAATATCTGGGAGCTAGAAGCGAGCCGCGTATCCAGCAGCCCGATCGGTAAATCAACCGGGCAACATTGGCTGCTGACGCTAAAACAACAGCCCACTAAGGGCGAGCGCCCCATCCCCTACCTGACCCAAAAATACGGTTTGAGCGAGGCCGAAGCCAAGGTGTGCTTCGCACTGTGCGACACGGGCGACGCCGTCTCTACCGCGCAAATCCTGGGTATAGCTGCCAACACCGCACGTATTCACCTCAAACATATCTTTAAAAAAACAGGCTATAAAAACCAGGTTCAGCTAGCGGTAAATATCACTGCCGAGACGACTTAGCCCACTCAATTTAGCCCCCACTTATTAATCCCCCTCCCTCCAGTGACGAAGGCGCTCTTTTAGGTTTTCGTTGTTCTGGCTTCACCTCTGCAGGTCCTGACTCAACTCTAGATAAAAGCACAGCGCCGTAAAAAAACCTTGAGAAAAAGCAAATTTCTCCCCCTCAATAACCCATCTGGGTAATGCCCAAAAGATATAGATACTGGATACTAATTCCAAAAGCGAATTACCTATTGCAGATACAACAGTACTCAAAGCTCATAAACCTGCCAGCTCAATCCAGCTCGCAGGCGTAAACAACCAGCCTAAACAAGCGCGACGAGCGAGATCATTGCGCCCTGAGTGAAATACCGCTGGTTAACCAGAACGTGCGCGCGGGGGGGGGCGCCACGGCCTGATAAAT from the Gilvimarinus sp. DA14 genome contains:
- a CDS encoding methyl-accepting chemotaxis protein codes for the protein MGFRWKLTLPLLVLVALFLYSSIYSVLSARKLAENADTIAEINLQELQLLLQADRDLYQALTAERTAFVNGASGVSVATLMAEHKENALQARDRFLQSLALSNSSVDAEKSEFITLFDAWYEYSRALIERAATGDPDSIDDFEREGYERSYELFEAVRTHIDVVGERRLVHVDEFTQQILADEEAITTQLIGIAIVCTLIAIAAALVLPVMVIKPLKSISNRIQNIAEGDGDLTIRIDAQNNDELGELSGHVNHFMEKLQHLIGQIRTNTEEVTQAANTMLSVSERSQSAADEQCHSITMVVTAVNELTVAIHEVAQNTNETADSAKRASDVTESGQERIRVAVSRVQELSNRIAETAQVMAKLEDEAKNVTSVIDVIRGVAEQTNLLALNAAIEAARAGEQGRGFAVVADEVRTLASRTQESTEDIQQMLAQLQTGVQSAVSAMNYSNEMTGEAVQAANDGGESLVSISDAVGSITNMAIQIASAAEEQSSVTADIDKNLVEINQLAMNTSDDAAKTANASRELSALSQNLRDLVGSFRV
- a CDS encoding potassium/proton antiporter, with translation MDILNQLILLGAVLFLISILASALSPRVGMPLLLVFLLVGMLGGEDGIGGIAYDDVQSALFLGTLALAVILFDGGLRTDIHNFRVGLKPALSLASLGVVITAGVCGAFAAWMLGLPWVEGMLVGAIVGSTDAAAVFSVLNMQGLALKARVGATLEIESGLNDPMAIFLTLTVVEFIRMGETGFNAAMLLGFAWQMGVGALVGVLGGRILAWGVTRLALSPGLYPLLALFGGVSIFGLAAVLHSSGFLAVYLAGLMVGNRVSRGLYNIQRFHDGIAWLAQISLFLMLGLLVTPTELVTYAPSALLIGLFLIFIARPLAVAISLLPFQFSWREQLFISWVGLRGAVPIVLAMFPWLAGLEHWPFFFNIAFFIVIISLVLQGWTVAPLARWLKVDVPTSSSRVQRVELGVPGQAGYEFVGYKLLADSPALKAGVTRLEESTGTRLLCVIREGEPLAEPSNGPLREGDHVYLLARPDALSVLDKWLVGEREPDRLSAQAFFGEFVVSPLAKLMDLGLLYGFEVPEEMANWSIGRYIYRRYKQPVVGDRITLGKVEFIVLEMADSRVTKVSLKLKS
- a CDS encoding outer membrane beta-barrel protein; the encoded protein is MVKPIRCIALSTAALLSLGAHSTQAQSANGASVSYTYGGLEYVEQNLDDYDCNQDGLSAYGSYAIDGPWFAVGSLTDVSGDKSCGSTTIQLGAGYHTLLTPGWDLYGTLSAERTDPDHGDSDTGLVAAIGARGWMFQQLEGKAEIAHHTVFDDTTELNLGANYWFTKAIAGTLDTSFSDEGESIALGARMNF
- a CDS encoding VacB/RNase II family 3'-5' exoribonuclease yields the protein MLSKDALSQLSQLKSNIVSNKEYAEGVVRPTAKRFGFVRLDDGRDAFLDPDQMLRVLPGDRVKISLTENSKKQLEATLESLLESSLSTFVGRYVRKGPAHFVEPDLPPFSRWLFIPPQERTNCSEGDLVQCELIRHPFKHEGKAQIRVINRIGKPEEPGIEGRYICAKFQLPGEWSEAAAAQAATIKPDALQGLEREDLSDIPFVTIDSEFTRDMDDALYAEKTANGWRLISAIADPSSLIELGSPLEQTAQERVSTLYLLGHPITMLPTELSHETFSLIPDAERPAVICTMDINSDGSIEHYTFNTANIKSHHKLSYQNVSELLDDSGDTLEQELPATIIASLRALADCAKARLNYRQENALVMEDRADYQYWLNDNKKIERIEKRLRNTAQKVVEEAMLATNICAGELFNTHPNSAYYSGHIGFRPERLDDVKALVAEVLPELSELDFTQLENFQRLFKTLRQNAVHSQDQARLLSLLQRMQQAGSLTTQPVGHFGLGFNSYATVTSPIRRYQDLHNHMVLKAILRGETPQQTNEEQAIALQETLSIGRQASRTLEQWLLCQYLSEHLGTVQFGTITGVSARGISVRLEEVGTDGFVQLAEKGQPKPKFDSRRLSLVTDTAEFFLDQTVAVKIKDVDVNSRRISLELVDPAMAERLQAFDKQEQTTQ
- a CDS encoding EVE domain-containing protein, with protein sequence MAYWLFKSEPDCYSIDDLAREPKQTARWDGIRNYQARNLLRDKVALGDEVFFYHSRCKHIGIVGTASVVKTAYPDPQQYLPESPYFDPKATPDQPRWFCVDITLDQRFKTPVLLSTIKEIQQLEEMILLKQGRLSIQPVTQEQWQTIVELSR
- a CDS encoding pectinesterase family protein, encoding MNRMLLVSAVVLMGSLAGCGSDSDDDDPIVIKVPSEQDSTPEPEPEPEPEPEPEPEPEVPSGPFVCPETGLYFCEDFASGDLSRWNILASPENTEGATGEFDILDDNGNNVLRYTAATAGPNKVDGELLLVTPEAFADVPSADYFVEARIRPRQNSNTASKFLYMMARYDSPGNWYAGGLNVQNSSSSTKVEVAKSEAGSISRPVQAGKPILLGEAGETDGVWYTVRFELIGDALSVYLNGEKLGTSEENLYGEKGLIGLYTYNRSFEIDDIKVGDPAVKPVQLTIDYAEPTWEVEAGNSPLQVTVAALQDDGVTADTFSVESSDPAVVSVSTDGNLVSLTPLAQGEASITFTSGSDGSITRSIDVVVAEGFTMPSETYGDLANKVMPAVAATDVHIDQPLSITFDDTPQLGDIGSVRIFRSSDNALVDVINLGPEINHIGYPGQDRVRSVYYQPFMIDGNTLHIQPHTGVLEYGADYYVAIGDGVVNATLNGKAFAGLGETAGWSFSTKAEKPTGTEVIVDDDGAADFRSVQGALNYMMADVGKDDAAVITVKNGSYQEMLFLRNKNNLTIKGESRDGVVIHYDNYESFNGGSGGSAAPGPGTPGGGRSVFLVEGADNLVLDTLTLKNDHLRVDDASNQAETIYFNSSYRLIAKNANFISEQDTLLLKGYTWFYDTLVAGNVDFIWGYSVASLFENSEIRSLGDSKSSSNGGYVLQARTQNITDPGFVFLNSRLTQGPGPSGNVIPAGASYLARSGGSADYFDNVTFINCAMDSHINAIGWAGEGINSQPAPNPVVASAESGWREYGSTDLDGVPLDLSSREFGYVLSAGEAAPFMDRASVFAGYNGGEGWNPEP
- a CDS encoding VapA/VapB family virulence-associated protein; translated protein: MTAINEQPIRLATDFAKHCKGMLDASALSRAVQLLESTTENRLRTQTPLDAEGSLSSLIYYIKVRCCVAGGRCFSGRVWGQGLANSGTLCGDLYPAEGCSLDDVYCRTCEFTYTATPAYTAVYFFDFNELLLGHFQAGAVDKVYSAGKGEGGWR
- a CDS encoding S1 RNA-binding domain-containing protein, with the protein product MAQIGQFARLPIVKLVDFGAYLDGAELGNILLPKRYLNDEQGLGSEMDVFIHLDSNDIPVATTLKPRACVGEAAYLPVVDINDAGAFMDWGLPKHLLVPFNEQHKRFELGRSYVVTLFLDPYSQRIAASSKLNKHLDETSRQLKVNQAVDLLICGKSDMGYKAIIDNQYLGLIFRDDAFRPLSYGESTRGYIKNIRRDGKIDVSLQALGDKGRDRLQQKILDHLSANGGRSELNDRAQPDDIYREFNVSKGAYKKALGALYKQRLISIDPDEIRLNNS